A window of the Microplitis mediator isolate UGA2020A chromosome 5, iyMicMedi2.1, whole genome shotgun sequence genome harbors these coding sequences:
- the LOC130668493 gene encoding uncharacterized protein LOC130668493 isoform X2 yields the protein MQLKRTADVTTGSNNDKLLLNNNTACKTMGSRTINSTVLHNPSFLHGDIVVVGDDKHVSKNTIDSLALRRASLPLQLVPNDIVCIDNNTDLIICDNESAISLSLDDSSSIVSEKNLKELASTEDNGVKERISTEFVKPVVDYTATNKADIDLKDDVHHKDVDVSWENKTETKLEHKLTITRPKRYCPSSKFGCNGNKKFIVKPKWIFARNVLHYVPKHKRTRKLINNILPINKNKDKDKDKNINNINDENNWPRRNVSLPSNFVHVAGARRWSWLQDIDDNDNSRIIINHKEKCATLTLIGDRKTSMQIDDDDEVIYKRSSSAETLVEENIKEPVEIVNKRQPTVSMTWSSRRHSDEELAKTNNGSLVYLSKPKANVSFLWSSIAKCSGNDDNNKKLDKLDGVEPCDHDEYDDVGLPSIDSLDDTYDDVGVPELCVNGSVNYEDEQVYDDVMLVRASLPAKISAIEKENDNNNSNCSGSEHDRNADKFFTNKEINEKNVNEFEKKFIYMRNDYSTVDEDADDEVTVYDDVGVVLCESRVNSIYAGSLNIGQLDPSKESEWEDLDENLSVNGLSKNLQALLRNSSETQSAWSNKKKSGQRRTRKVRRQRSKASRKNSARSANRVSRQSTISDTCSDDSNYETLYSFEPYESNQVDSVDQIESKLFNTSASKSITSDLIDESTRERNLGAPLRPVPPPPRESSLTGTFGKRMKMLKRTWSITKGSLGRMRRRTSGSTETDSNADDLNIKSGIDDGRKSSQVFSFKKHFQRSSTTSTFYLDNDNDTSVKNNNNINNSASTSTSCDDIYENSNWINANYSKRDTNTVDDYNILAEEPLYQFYAASTFRGAFQSDSDSYGDTEDSLPSASELGRPGYRTLWCQTPQVIKSGLLEQLTSDEKKLQEAKFEIITSEASYLNSLRVLVNEFLINHELVYEALSATDREKLFGSVPSVLIASERLLAELESVWRGDPMLKGLPEVLLKHAERCSKIYIDYCSNQVSIDLTLKELRLKKSSKFIETVTRIESHPACQSLSLHSFLMLPMQRVTRLPLLADAVLSKLSTEHEERLDWEKVLSVLGRVVTECNEGARVAGRQIEMASLAKKIEYTTKVPPIDLRDRYLVRSGSVTQILAKPGAEYVLTFRKKFNKTPLYLLLLTDHLLIAKLKTNNQDEIYSVIDSCKRSLIALEKVPDDSPFAGRYAMILTLLDNYCSRHVEYILSCQNATERERWLDAVSPPKPNLVGETLYETWDCPQVMALYSYTPVQPDELSLQPGDVINVLRKMADGWNLGEKLVGGEQGWFPGNYTKEVASEHVRAKNLRQRHRLLALSESLLQQYAKQSVCINR from the exons ATGCAGCTTAAACGGACAGCAGACGTTACTACGGGgagtaataatgataaattgttattaaataataatactgcGTGCAAGACAATGGGAAGTAGGACAATTAATTCTACGGTATTACATAATCCGAGTTTTCTTCATGGTGACATTGTTGTCGTCGGTGATGATAAGCATGTTAGCAAAAATACTATTGACAGTTTGGCACTAAGAAGAGCCAGTTTACCACTACAGCTGGTTCCAAATGATATTGTTTGCATTGATAATAATACAGATCTAATAATTTGCGACAATGAATCTGCTATTTCGTTGTCACTTGATGACTCTTCTTCAATtgtttcggaaaaaaatttaaag GAACTGGCGAGTACCGAAGACAATGGAGTAAAAGAAAGAATCTCAACAGAGTTTGTTAAGCCTGTAGTTGATTATACTGCTACAAATAAAGCGGACATTGACTTAAAAGATGATGTACATCACAAAGATGTCGATGTTTCGTGGGAAAATAAGACTGAGACAAAGCTAGAgcataaattaacaataactCGTCCAAAAAGATATTGCCCGTCGTCAAAATTTGGATGCAATggtaataaaaagtttattgtcAAACCAAAATGGATTTTCGCACGTAATGTTTTACATTATGTCCCTAAAcataaacgtactaggaaattaattaacaatatattgcccataaataaaaataaagataaagataaagataaaaatataaataatattaatgatgaaaacaattggCCAAGACGTAATGTATCATTACCATCAAATTTTGTTCATGTAGCAGGTGCTAGACGCTGGTCTTGGTTGCAAGATATCGACGATAATGATAATTCAcggattattattaatcacaaAGAAAAATGTGCGACTCTAACGTTGATAGGCGACAGAAAAACAAGCATGCaaattgatgatgatgatgaggtCATCTACAAAAGAAGTTCATCAGCAGAAACTCTAGttgaagaaaatataaaagaaccTGTTGAAATTGTCAATAAAAGGCAACCAACGGTATCTATGACTTGGAGTTCAAGGAGACATTCTGACGAAGAACTTGCAAAGACAAACAACGGATCGCTGGTTTATTTATCTAAACCTAAAGCAAATGTTAGTTTTTTATGGAGCAGCATTGCTAAATGTTCTggtaatgatgataataataagaaactGGATAAACTTGATGGAGTTGAACCATGTGATCATGATGAGTATGATGACGTTGGATTACCTTCAATAGATTCTCTT GATGACACGTACGACGATGTGGGCGTACCCGAGTTATGTGTAAATGGATCGGTGAATTATGAAGACGAACAAGTTTATGATGATGTTATGCTTGTACGTGCTTCTTTGCCAGCTAAAATATCCGCAATTGAGaaagaaaatgataataataatagtaattgtaGTGGAAGTGAACATGACAGGAatgctgataaattttttacaaataaagaaataaatgaaaagaatgttaatgaatttgaaaaaaaatttatatatatgagaaATGATTATTCGACAGTGGATGAGGATGCTGATGATGAGGTTACTGTTTATGATGATGTAGGTGTTGTTTTATGTGAATCTCGTGTCAATAGTATTTATGCCGGTTCTCTCAATATCGGCCAACTAGATCCGTCAAAAGAATCAGAGTGGGAAGACTTGGATGAAAATTTGTCTGTAAATGGATTGTCGAAAAATTTACAAGCATT ATTAAGAAATTCATCTGAAACACAGAGTGCATGGagtaataaaaagaaatcgGGACAAAGACGAACGAGGAAAGTGCGTCGTCAAAGATCGAAAGCATCGCGAAAGAATTCAGCACGCTCGGCCAACCGAGTGTCTCGACAGTCCACTATTTCTG aTACGTGCTCAGATGATTCAAACTACGAGACTTTATATTCATTTGAACCGTACGAATCAAATCAAGTGGATTCAGTTGATCAGATTgagagtaaattatttaatacatcAGCGAGTAAAAGTATTACGAGTGATTTAATTGATGAGTCTACGAGAGAACGTAATTTGGGAGCTCCACTGAGACCAGTTCCACCCCCGCCAAGAGAATCCAGTCTCACTGGAACGTTTGGTAAACGTATGAAAATGCTGAAACGGACTTGGAGTATAACTAAAGGCAGCTTAGGACGCATGAGAAGAAGAACTTCCGGTTCTACGGAAACAGATTCAAATGCtgatgatttaaatattaaatcggGTATTGATGATGGGAGAAAATCAAGTCAAgtctttagttttaaaaaacattttcaacgTTCCAGTACAACGTCAACATTTTATCTTGACAATGATAATGATAcaagtgtgaaaaataataataacattaataatagTGCGAGTACTAGCACTAGTTGCGatgatatttatgaaaatagcAATTGGATTAACgctaattattcaaaacgcGATACCAATACAG ttgATGATTACAATATACTGGCGGAAGAACCCTTGTATCAATTTTATGCAGCGTCAACATTTCGTGGTGCTTTTCAATCTGACTCGGACAGTTATGGTGACACTGAAGATTCATTACCATCAGCTTCTGAGCTAGGTAGACCTGGTTATAGGACACTTTGGTGTCAGACACCACAGGTTATTAAAAGTGGCTTACTCg aacaaTTAACaagcgatgaaaaaaaattacaagaagctaaatttgaaataataacatCTGAAGCGTCATATTTGAATTCCTTAAGAGTATTAGTTAATGAGTTTCTAATAAATCATGAGTTAGTTTACGAAGCACTGTCAGCAACAGACCGTGAAAAATTGTTTGGTAGTGTACCGAGTGTGTTGATTGCATCGGAAAGATTGTTAGCTGAATTAGAGAGTGTATGGCGTGGAGATCCGATGCTAAAAGGTCTTCCGGAAGTGTTGCTTAAGCACGCAGAACGATGTTCGAAAATATACATCGACTACTGCTCAAACCAAGTCAGCATTGATTTGACTCTGAAGGAACTGCGtttgaaaaaatcatcaaaatttattgaaactgTTACTCGTATCGAGTCACATCCAGCTTGTCAGAGTTTGTCGCTCCATTCGTTTTTAATGTTGCCAATGCAACGTGTTACGAGACTGCCATTACTCGCGGACGCGGTGCTGTCGAAACTATCAACGGAGCATGAAGAACGGCTTGATTGGGAAAAAGTATTGTCTGTACTTGGTAGAGTTGTTACTGAGTGTAATGAAGGTGCACGAGTTGCTGGAAGACAAATTGAAATGGCTTCTTTggcgaaaaaaattgagtacACGACCAAAGTACCGCCTATCGATTTACGTGATAGGTATCTGGTACGAAGTGGTTCTGTTACACAGATACTCGCTAAACCTGGTGCTGAGTATGTACTGACATttagaaaaaagtttaacaagaCACCGCTTTATCTTTTGTTGTTAACGGATCATTTACTTATTGCTAAATTAAAGACCAa TAACCAAGATGAAATATATTCAGTTATTGATTCATGTAAGAGAAGTCTTATTGCGTTAGAAAAAGTGCCTGATGATTCGCCTTTTGCTGGACGGTATGCTATGATTTTAACACTACTCGATAATTATTGTAGTCGACatgttgaatatattttatcatgtCAAAATGCAACCGAGAGAGAAAGATGGCTTGACGCAGTTTCACCACCAAAACCAAATTTAGTTGGTGAAACTTTGTATGAAACATGGGATTGTCCGCAAGTTATGGCTTTGTATTCTTATACTCCAGTACAACCGGATGAATTATCACTTCAACCAG gTGATGTAATAAACGTTCTCAGAAAAATGGCTGATGGATGGAACCTCGGTGAAAAACTTGTAGGTGGTGAGCAAGGCTGGTTTCCTGGTAATTATACTAAAGAAGTTGCTTCTGAGCATGTACGTGCTAAAAATTTGAGACAGAGACATCGATTGCTTGCACTGAGTGAGAGCCTTTTGCAGCAATACGCTAAACAATCTGTTTGTATTAATcgataa
- the LOC130668493 gene encoding uncharacterized protein LOC130668493 isoform X3 produces the protein MQLKRTADVTTGSNNDKLLLNNNTACKTMGSRTINSTVLHNPSFLHGDIVVVGDDKHVSKNTIDSLALRRASLPLQLVPNDIVCIDNNTDLIICDNESAISLSLDDSSSIVSEKNLKELASTEDNGVKERISTEFVKPVVDYTATNKADIDLKDDVHHKDVDVSWENKTETKLEHKLTITRPKRYCPSSKFGCNAGARRWSWLQDIDDNDNSRIIINHKEKCATLTLIGDRKTSMQIDDDDEVIYKRSSSAETLVEENIKEPVEIVNKRQPTVSMTWSSRRHSDEELAKTNNGSLVYLSKPKANVSFLWSSIAKCSGNDDNNKKLDKLDGVEPCDHDEYDDVGLPSIDSLQDDTYDDVGVPELCVNGSVNYEDEQVYDDVMLVRASLPAKISAIEKENDNNNSNCSGSEHDRNADKFFTNKEINEKNVNEFEKKFIYMRNDYSTVDEDADDEVTVYDDVGVVLCESRVNSIYAGSLNIGQLDPSKESEWEDLDENLSVNGLSKNLQALLRNSSETQSAWSNKKKSGQRRTRKVRRQRSKASRKNSARSANRVSRQSTISDTCSDDSNYETLYSFEPYESNQVDSVDQIESKLFNTSASKSITSDLIDESTRERNLGAPLRPVPPPPRESSLTGTFGKRMKMLKRTWSITKGSLGRMRRRTSGSTETDSNADDLNIKSGIDDGRKSSQVFSFKKHFQRSSTTSTFYLDNDNDTSVKNNNNINNSASTSTSCDDIYENSNWINANYSKRDTNTVDDYNILAEEPLYQFYAASTFRGAFQSDSDSYGDTEDSLPSASELGRPGYRTLWCQTPQVIKSGLLEQLTSDEKKLQEAKFEIITSEASYLNSLRVLVNEFLINHELVYEALSATDREKLFGSVPSVLIASERLLAELESVWRGDPMLKGLPEVLLKHAERCSKIYIDYCSNQVSIDLTLKELRLKKSSKFIETVTRIESHPACQSLSLHSFLMLPMQRVTRLPLLADAVLSKLSTEHEERLDWEKVLSVLGRVVTECNEGARVAGRQIEMASLAKKIEYTTKVPPIDLRDRYLVRSGSVTQILAKPGAEYVLTFRKKFNKTPLYLLLLTDHLLIAKLKTNNQDEIYSVIDSCKRSLIALEKVPDDSPFAGRYAMILTLLDNYCSRHVEYILSCQNATERERWLDAVSPPKPNLVGETLYETWDCPQVMALYSYTPVQPDELSLQPGDVINVLRKMADGWNLGEKLVGGEQGWFPGNYTKEVASEHVRAKNLRQRHRLLALSESLLQQYAKQSVCINR, from the exons ATGCAGCTTAAACGGACAGCAGACGTTACTACGGGgagtaataatgataaattgttattaaataataatactgcGTGCAAGACAATGGGAAGTAGGACAATTAATTCTACGGTATTACATAATCCGAGTTTTCTTCATGGTGACATTGTTGTCGTCGGTGATGATAAGCATGTTAGCAAAAATACTATTGACAGTTTGGCACTAAGAAGAGCCAGTTTACCACTACAGCTGGTTCCAAATGATATTGTTTGCATTGATAATAATACAGATCTAATAATTTGCGACAATGAATCTGCTATTTCGTTGTCACTTGATGACTCTTCTTCAATtgtttcggaaaaaaatttaaag GAACTGGCGAGTACCGAAGACAATGGAGTAAAAGAAAGAATCTCAACAGAGTTTGTTAAGCCTGTAGTTGATTATACTGCTACAAATAAAGCGGACATTGACTTAAAAGATGATGTACATCACAAAGATGTCGATGTTTCGTGGGAAAATAAGACTGAGACAAAGCTAGAgcataaattaacaataactCGTCCAAAAAGATATTGCCCGTCGTCAAAATTTGGATGCAATg CAGGTGCTAGACGCTGGTCTTGGTTGCAAGATATCGACGATAATGATAATTCAcggattattattaatcacaaAGAAAAATGTGCGACTCTAACGTTGATAGGCGACAGAAAAACAAGCATGCaaattgatgatgatgatgaggtCATCTACAAAAGAAGTTCATCAGCAGAAACTCTAGttgaagaaaatataaaagaaccTGTTGAAATTGTCAATAAAAGGCAACCAACGGTATCTATGACTTGGAGTTCAAGGAGACATTCTGACGAAGAACTTGCAAAGACAAACAACGGATCGCTGGTTTATTTATCTAAACCTAAAGCAAATGTTAGTTTTTTATGGAGCAGCATTGCTAAATGTTCTggtaatgatgataataataagaaactGGATAAACTTGATGGAGTTGAACCATGTGATCATGATGAGTATGATGACGTTGGATTACCTTCAATAGATTCTCTT cagGATGACACGTACGACGATGTGGGCGTACCCGAGTTATGTGTAAATGGATCGGTGAATTATGAAGACGAACAAGTTTATGATGATGTTATGCTTGTACGTGCTTCTTTGCCAGCTAAAATATCCGCAATTGAGaaagaaaatgataataataatagtaattgtaGTGGAAGTGAACATGACAGGAatgctgataaattttttacaaataaagaaataaatgaaaagaatgttaatgaatttgaaaaaaaatttatatatatgagaaATGATTATTCGACAGTGGATGAGGATGCTGATGATGAGGTTACTGTTTATGATGATGTAGGTGTTGTTTTATGTGAATCTCGTGTCAATAGTATTTATGCCGGTTCTCTCAATATCGGCCAACTAGATCCGTCAAAAGAATCAGAGTGGGAAGACTTGGATGAAAATTTGTCTGTAAATGGATTGTCGAAAAATTTACAAGCATT ATTAAGAAATTCATCTGAAACACAGAGTGCATGGagtaataaaaagaaatcgGGACAAAGACGAACGAGGAAAGTGCGTCGTCAAAGATCGAAAGCATCGCGAAAGAATTCAGCACGCTCGGCCAACCGAGTGTCTCGACAGTCCACTATTTCTG aTACGTGCTCAGATGATTCAAACTACGAGACTTTATATTCATTTGAACCGTACGAATCAAATCAAGTGGATTCAGTTGATCAGATTgagagtaaattatttaatacatcAGCGAGTAAAAGTATTACGAGTGATTTAATTGATGAGTCTACGAGAGAACGTAATTTGGGAGCTCCACTGAGACCAGTTCCACCCCCGCCAAGAGAATCCAGTCTCACTGGAACGTTTGGTAAACGTATGAAAATGCTGAAACGGACTTGGAGTATAACTAAAGGCAGCTTAGGACGCATGAGAAGAAGAACTTCCGGTTCTACGGAAACAGATTCAAATGCtgatgatttaaatattaaatcggGTATTGATGATGGGAGAAAATCAAGTCAAgtctttagttttaaaaaacattttcaacgTTCCAGTACAACGTCAACATTTTATCTTGACAATGATAATGATAcaagtgtgaaaaataataataacattaataatagTGCGAGTACTAGCACTAGTTGCGatgatatttatgaaaatagcAATTGGATTAACgctaattattcaaaacgcGATACCAATACAG ttgATGATTACAATATACTGGCGGAAGAACCCTTGTATCAATTTTATGCAGCGTCAACATTTCGTGGTGCTTTTCAATCTGACTCGGACAGTTATGGTGACACTGAAGATTCATTACCATCAGCTTCTGAGCTAGGTAGACCTGGTTATAGGACACTTTGGTGTCAGACACCACAGGTTATTAAAAGTGGCTTACTCg aacaaTTAACaagcgatgaaaaaaaattacaagaagctaaatttgaaataataacatCTGAAGCGTCATATTTGAATTCCTTAAGAGTATTAGTTAATGAGTTTCTAATAAATCATGAGTTAGTTTACGAAGCACTGTCAGCAACAGACCGTGAAAAATTGTTTGGTAGTGTACCGAGTGTGTTGATTGCATCGGAAAGATTGTTAGCTGAATTAGAGAGTGTATGGCGTGGAGATCCGATGCTAAAAGGTCTTCCGGAAGTGTTGCTTAAGCACGCAGAACGATGTTCGAAAATATACATCGACTACTGCTCAAACCAAGTCAGCATTGATTTGACTCTGAAGGAACTGCGtttgaaaaaatcatcaaaatttattgaaactgTTACTCGTATCGAGTCACATCCAGCTTGTCAGAGTTTGTCGCTCCATTCGTTTTTAATGTTGCCAATGCAACGTGTTACGAGACTGCCATTACTCGCGGACGCGGTGCTGTCGAAACTATCAACGGAGCATGAAGAACGGCTTGATTGGGAAAAAGTATTGTCTGTACTTGGTAGAGTTGTTACTGAGTGTAATGAAGGTGCACGAGTTGCTGGAAGACAAATTGAAATGGCTTCTTTggcgaaaaaaattgagtacACGACCAAAGTACCGCCTATCGATTTACGTGATAGGTATCTGGTACGAAGTGGTTCTGTTACACAGATACTCGCTAAACCTGGTGCTGAGTATGTACTGACATttagaaaaaagtttaacaagaCACCGCTTTATCTTTTGTTGTTAACGGATCATTTACTTATTGCTAAATTAAAGACCAa TAACCAAGATGAAATATATTCAGTTATTGATTCATGTAAGAGAAGTCTTATTGCGTTAGAAAAAGTGCCTGATGATTCGCCTTTTGCTGGACGGTATGCTATGATTTTAACACTACTCGATAATTATTGTAGTCGACatgttgaatatattttatcatgtCAAAATGCAACCGAGAGAGAAAGATGGCTTGACGCAGTTTCACCACCAAAACCAAATTTAGTTGGTGAAACTTTGTATGAAACATGGGATTGTCCGCAAGTTATGGCTTTGTATTCTTATACTCCAGTACAACCGGATGAATTATCACTTCAACCAG gTGATGTAATAAACGTTCTCAGAAAAATGGCTGATGGATGGAACCTCGGTGAAAAACTTGTAGGTGGTGAGCAAGGCTGGTTTCCTGGTAATTATACTAAAGAAGTTGCTTCTGAGCATGTACGTGCTAAAAATTTGAGACAGAGACATCGATTGCTTGCACTGAGTGAGAGCCTTTTGCAGCAATACGCTAAACAATCTGTTTGTATTAATcgataa